Proteins co-encoded in one Malus sylvestris chromosome 9, drMalSylv7.2, whole genome shotgun sequence genomic window:
- the LOC126633920 gene encoding probable CCR4-associated factor 1 homolog 11 yields MDKKSSKNMKSVAIRRVWQHNAAFEFHLITALIRHYTFVSLDTEFPGTVFQIPAQTPASKYHLMRENVNATKIIQLGLTLSDRHGNLPDLGTDTCYIWEFNFRDFDIDRDCQNKDSIELLKRQGIDFLENKQNGISASHFSSLLRNSGLISRESNLTWVTFHSAYDFGFLIKILNEVLPHDITSFMWMMDLYFGQRVYDIKYMIRFCQGLHGGLEKVANALNVDRVAGKSHQAGSDSLLTLQTFMKLKDVYFKTSLLEQNCNSNFYCCQGVLYGLEVEDR; encoded by the coding sequence ATGGACAAAAAAAGTTCCAAAAATATGAAGAGCGTAGCGATTCGACGGGTTTGGCAGCACAACGCAGCATTCGAGTTTCATCTGATTACGGCCTTGATTCGTCACTACACCTTCGTCTCTCTAGACACCGAATTTCCGGGGACAGTTTTCCAAATTCCTGCACAGACGCCTGCATCCAAATACCACCTCATGAGGGAAAACGTGAACGCCACCAAGATAATCCAATTAGGTCTAACGCTCTCCGACCGCCATGGAAACCTACCGGACTTGGGCACTGATACCTGCTACATTTGGGAGTTCAACTTCAGGGACTTTGATATCGATCGCGACTGTCAAAACAAGGACTCAATCGAGTTACTTAAGAGGCAAGGAATCGATTTCTTGGAGAACAAGCAAAATGGTATTAGCGCTTCCCACTTCTCTTCTCTGTTGAGGAATTCCGGTCTGATCTCCAGGGAATCCAACTTGACATGGGTGACATTCCACAGTGCTTATGATTTCGGGTTCTTGATCAAGATTCTAAACGAGGTGTTGCCGCACGACATTACGAGTTTCATGTGGATGATGGATTTGTACTTTGGACAAAGAGTGTATGACATCAAATACATGATTAGGTTTTGCCAAGGGCTTCATGGAGGTCTCGAGAAAGTGGCGAATGCACTCAATGTCGATCGTGTGGCCGGAAAGAGTCACCAGGCTGGCTCCGATAGTCTGCTGACTTTGCAAACGTTTATGAAGCTCAAGGATGTGTATTTCAAAACTAGCTTATTGGAACAAAACTGCAACTCAAACTTTTATTGCTGTCAAGGAGTTTTGTATGGCTTGGAAGTTGAGGATCGTTGA